The DNA region TGGGGTCGGTGTTTTTGGCCCAGTTGTGGTTAGTGTGAGAGGCTGACTCACGATGTCTGGTGAAGATGGTGACAAGATATTGAAGTCAACTGGTGACCCTGTTGCTAAGGATGACTGGCAGGGAAGCCAAGATGCACCTACTTATAGGATTGGACCAGGTCCAGGAATTTTACACCTCAATTACACGGTATTTCATCTCATCTATCCAGTGGTAGTTTCTGTTTCAGTGAATTTGTTATTTGTAAGCCGTTTTGAAATCTATTATGGCAAGCACTTTAGAGTTCGATCGCCCCCAATTCTTCTTATAAAAAGTTGAATATCAGCATATGGTAGGTGAGTTTGTTCATTGTCTTCAAGCCCAAATGACTTTTGCGTGAGATATAAGCATTCATGGgggataattggttgtttgacgCATGATGCAAACATCACATGCAAAAAAAGTATTTGATAGATCAAACAAGAACTTGGATTGCTAAGTTGGTTTTTTGGTATTACTTTTGCAGGGACAGGATATTATAGCCACAATTCAAAATGTTATTGGTGTgattgaaggagaagaagagccTGATAGGTATGCAAGAATTCCCCCTTACCATTTGCATTCAATCGCATTGAAAATTGAGAGCTTAGAAAGTTCACAATCTTGTTTTATTGAGTTTTTCATTTAGTCACTTATGCATCTACTTGTAGATTTGTTATTCTAGGGAACCGTAGGGATGCATGGTCATTTGGAGCAGTTGATCCCAATAGTGGAACTGCAGCACTACTTGAGGTAACTTTGTTACAACTCTGATTCGTGTAGTGTAGGACAGAATAGTGGCAAACACCTGAATCTAGCAATTTGCGGCAGTGTCACTATTCCGTGGTACACTAATCATTTTGGCTTTGTAATCATGGTTTTGTTAATTCATGCAATACCATTAAAATATACACACCCCTGAAATTCAGGTTGCGGAAAGATTGAGGAAGTTTCAGAAAAGAGGATGGAAACCTAGAAGATCATTTTTCAGATATATGGACACAATGGTTATGGCTATGGCTCCCAATCTTTCCCTGGAATTGATGATGCTGTAATAATAGCAGAAGATACAAAGACTGTAGAATCATGGCTTCGAGTACAACACGAAGTATGGAGAGTCTGAAGAGTAATCAAACAGGCCTCGTTAGTTCTCTCGGGTCAACTCACATGAATGACGATTTACATTTTCTGGCTCGCTGTGGCCATGAGTTCTGTGAGATAATCTTTGATGCAGAGCATGTTCCCCACCCTCTGCTGTCTTATTTACTAAATGATGTAATAGGGGTTTCTTCCCCTAGATTGGTTTAGTTTTGTATCTCTGGGCTTTAGCCCtctttgtaattaaaaaaaaaacatacaattATATCTATTCAGTCTAATAGAAATGCGTCATAACCCCTTTCATCCTTGTTTGTGCCTTTGCAAACCAGAAACCAGAATAGTTTTCACTCCATGCTCCTTTTTACCTTCTCATTTCCCCTTTTTCTTTATGTTAGTCTTTCATTTGCCCTCGTTATCAAACACATGCAAATTTGCGCACTTATTCTTATTGTTTCATTGTTCTGAAATGGATACTACAGGTAACAAGAGGCCGTCTCCcgattatgatgatgaagactACGATAATGATTCTTTAGGACAGAAGAAGGTAAAATAGTTAGTTAGTTAATGATGACATAATACTTCGAGTCTTAGAATACCTCATTTAGCCCAAATAGAAAGCTGAAGAATTTTTCTGTTGGCTCCCTCACATTCATGTACACTTCGTTTCTTTCACTATGGCAGGGGTTATTTGTCTAATTTGTGTATTTTCATTCTAATAATTTGGTGccattgattttttattttttcaattctgCTGGCTGTTTCTGCTTGTAGGAATTACTTTACTTGATTGTTTCTGCAGTGACCAATTTATTTGTGAATCTCATTGTTGTATGGTTCTTTAGGAACTATGCTCGGATCAATCTTGCTTAGTATTTTTGGGATGTTTAAGATTCACTTGGTTTAACCTTTTCCTCCATTTTGAATCGGTTGCTCATGTATCGATGATTCCTTTTGATGCTTTACTTGTGATATATTATCTGTAATCACTTCTTAAACATAACTTGTCACAAAAATGTAGGAGACATGAATTATCACTATGTTTTCTTCCATGTTCTTACAAATTCCAGTTGCAGATAGATATGCTTGAATTAATGTATGTTGTTGTGCACTGTGTATGAATTTATGTACAAACTTTGGTGTTTTTTATCACTTAGTCATGGATCTGAGGCTCACCGGTTCCATGGGCAAGGGATTCTCTTTTTCTATTAAATGAATGTGATAAAAGTATTTGAAGCAGTATCAATGGAGTTTGGGCAAAGTATTGAGAGCAGTGTGAATGGAGTTTGGTTGGTAAGTTCATTTTTCCTTTTAGAATTTGTTCATAACTTAATGATCTTCAAAGCTAAGTTCAAAGCTCCTTACTTCTTTTTATACCGCAAGTGACGAACTATAGCCATTCGCGGAACTCTGATTTGAAATAGTTCTATTTCTATTGGGACCATAATGAGACAAGGAACAACATAGAGACAGATTTAACGTGGTTCAGCCTAAATGACTAGATGCAAAGAGGAGAACACTGTATTCATTATCAACAACTATTTTATAGACGTTAGATTATGAAAAAGATATCTTCATAATCTTACAAAAGACAAACTTAAAATTGATTATTAAAGCACTGCACTTTCAAATGTTGTTGAACAATTTATGCAGCACATTTATCTGTAATGGAGTACTAActtgtatgggtttgaagatgtTTGGTAATATGAGGACAGCCATATAGGTAACATCAACGAGTAACAATATTTAAAGAGTTGAAGAGTCAGATGCACgtttaaatattaaaagttGCAAAGCGACGACTAATGgtacaaaataaatatataggGACAGAGCCATCCTACCTAATTAGGTTCACAGAACATGAAGTAGGCAGAAGAAAGATAGACTTGCTTCCTTAATCAATCAGAACTAAGTAGTCCTAGTAAAGGCCAAATGCAGTATAATTAACAATCtgtcttactctctctctctctctctctctctctcacacacacacacacacacacacacacacacaaacaaaGCAGACCAGAGACCCCAGAGAAGCCAAGAAACCTGCTTAAGGTGCCAAAAATATCAAACAAGCAAAATAACACTATCCACCACATAAGTAAGTAGTAGTAGATGTGTAGAACCTGTTTCTTTCCTCTTAAACTGATGCAATGATCATCAAAACAGGCACTTCCTTATTAGTCATAGCTACCACTTACTTGTTACTTCTAATTAATCCAACCCCAAATCTGCATATCATTCTCTCTTCATATCCAGTTCCCTATCAGACAATGCCTCCATAGCCCACCATCTTCAAACTCTCACCCGCAGACCCCACATAGCAGGTTCTGAAGCCAACGCTGAGGCTGCAGCTTATGTTCTATCAGTCTTCGCCTCCTGCAACATACCATCTCACTTTACTTCCTATGAAGTTGCCCTCACATACCCAATTTCACGCTCCTTGGTGCTAAAAAACCCGCCACCTGAGCCTCCGACTAATTTCACTCTACGCCAAGAAATCTACAAGGGTGATCCTTATGCTGATGTTGCAGACCAGGTTGTTCCTACATTCCACGCGTATGCCAAGTCAGGCACCGCAATTGGCTTTGTCGTGTACGTGAACTATGGAAGGGAGGAGGACTATTTGACACTGGGACAGATAGGGATCAACGTTTCAGGCACTGTTGTATTGGCAAAGTATGGGAAAATCTTCAGAGGGGACATTGTGAAGAATGCATATGATGCAGGTGCTGCAGGGGTGGTGATATATTCAGATAGGAAAGACTATGGTGGTGCTGGGGTGGCGcgatggttccctgatgacaAGTGGATGCCGCCGAGCGGGGTTCAGGTGGGGTCAGTGCTTATGGGGAAAGGGGACCCCACAACACCTGGTTGGGCGAGTAGTGGTGAATGTGAGAGGCTGTCCAATGAGGAGGTGGAGAAGGGAGGTGATGTTCCTCTGATACCTTCATTGCCAGTGTCAGCTGCAGATGGTGAAAAGATATTGAGGTCAATTGGTGGCCCTGTTGCTCAGGATGATTGGCAGGGAAGCATAGATGCACCTACTTACAGGGTTGGACCAGGACCAGGGATTCTCAACCTCAGTTACATGGTACCTTATCGAGTGGTAGTTTCAGTGCAAACATCATATGCAAAAGACCCTCCAGTCAAACAAGAACTAGATTGATTAGTAGATTTTTGGATATTGCTTTTGCAGGGACAGGATATTATAGCCACAATTCAAAATGTTATTGGTGTgattgaaggagaagaagagccTGATCGGTATGTATGCAAGAATTCCACCCTTACCATTTGCATTCAATGGCAATGAAGGTTgtgaacttagaaaattcatatTCTTGTTTTATTGAGCTTTTCATTTAATCACTTATGCAACTGCTTGTAGATATGTCATTCTAGGAAATCATAGGGATGCATGGACATTTGGAGCAGTTGATCCCAATAGTGGAACTGCAGCACTACTTGAGGTAAGATTTGTGTAACACGGAACAATGGCTGACAACTGACACCTGCAATTTGTGGCGGGGCTGCCACTATTCTGTGGTACACAAATCATGTTTGACTTTGTAGACATAGTGTTGTTGTTTCAAGCCATACCATTAAAATGGACACACTCCTGAAATTCAGGTTGCCGAAAGATTGGGGAAGCTTCAAAAGAAAGGGTGGAAACCTAGAAGAACCATTATCTTATGCAATTGGGATGCTGAGGAATACGGTCTTGTAATTTTCTttccctctctcttttctctatttTGTTAGGCACAATGGTTCTCTTACGCCCGGTGAATGTTTGTTACGATCGTCCCCTCCAGATAGGATCAACGGAATGGGTAGAAGAGAACAGAGAAATTCTTGCTTCAAGGGCGGTTGCTTACTTAAACGTTGACTGTGGAGTAGCTGGACCTTGGTTTCAGGCCAGTGCCACACCACAGCTTGATGAATTGATCAAAAGAGCAACTCAGCAGGTATCACAACAAAGTTGGAATAAAAGACAACTAGAATAAGTTCTTGATGAGCACCCgtttaatatgaattttttcttaCATGGCTTTGAATCAATCACGTAGTGGGTAACAATATATGGAGTGGATAAAATGAACGGGGAGTGGATATAACAAAACGTACTATTCAGCATTTCTCTAAAGAAGATACATGAAAATAAAGCATGATGGTGGCACCAACCACTtttgcattttctttttctgtagGTTAAAGACCCAGATAACTCATCTCAGAGCATGTATGAATCTTGGAGTGGTTCAAGTAGTTCCCCTCTGGTAAGCATATTGCAGTTGTTTACATGTTTACATTATAAACCCAACTAAATGTTTTGGGGTAGCACTGAGGAGAAACATTCAGTGCTCTACTTTTAGTATCAACAATAATGCCAGTGGTTAGTGGGGAGTAAACTTTAGATTAGCTGTATAACTGAACATCTATCTATGCTAAATCAATTTCTCTACTTTAAAAGATTGGAAGGTTAGGAGGTGCAGGATCAGATTACGCAGCATTTTTGCAGCATGTGGGAATTCCAGCAGCTGACATAGCCTTTGGAGGGGGTAAATACAAAACTCATTCTTTTAATCATCAATATACAGATATATAATAATCTCATTTCTGTTATTCTTGTCCTTGTTTAATAAATGGTTTCTCatgaacaaaatgaaaaaaaaaaattattagttatATAGCACAAGCACAATTCAAATTCCACATGCTAAGGGGAAATCATTTTTTTCACACAGATTCTGCAACTTACCCAGTATACCACTCATTATATGATGATTTCATCTGGATGCAAAAATTCGGTGATCCTATGTTTCAACGGCATGTTGCAGGTTGGTCTCGTAAATTTCTTTTACAATTTCTATCACAGTAAACCCTATCTCAATAGACTCTAGTGACATCTATATGAATGGAAGCTCCAATTCAGTTACATATCCTCAGTGTATTTGAAAATTATCAACAGTTTGATACATATGATATGAATTTCTTTTCTAATTATACAATTAAAGATGGGAAGTTTTTTGCACCATTTTTCAATAAACAAAAGTATGCCTTATTACCTAATTATGACCACTATTTACTGCATGCTTATTACTTAGTGTTTATGTTCTGTAAAACAGCTGCAAGTGTTTGGGGTCTAGTAGCACTTTGGTTAGCAGATGAGGAATTCATACCTTTTGATTATGTTTCCTATGCTAAGGAGCTCCAGGTGTGCACACCTTAGATTCTAATATAATCAAACATTATACAAAATATATTCTCACCAAGAGTATGAAGATTCTTACAACACAAAACATCTTAATCACAGCTTAGCGTTAAGGTACTGGAAAATGAGATTTCAAGCAAAGACATAAATTTGACTCCTATGTTCACCTCCATCAAGGAACTTGAGAAAGCAGCAACCATGATAAAGAACCAAAGAAAGGTATGTCATAATTCTTCAATACCTCTTTTAGGAGGGATAAGAAGTAcaaagattgaaattttgatctTTTAGGAATTAGCAGCAAGTAAAGGATGGACAacaaggaaggagaaccattTGAAAGTGAGAGAGTTGAATGATAGACTGATGATGGCTGAGCGTGCATTCACTGACAGAGATGGTCTGTTTGGAATGTCCTGGTACAAGCATTTGGTAAGTGTTTTTAGAGTGAATTTGAAAGTGTAAGCGTCAAGCAGATTAGTCCCTATAAGAATGAAGTAAATACTCCATGTGGTCCCTAATTGTGTCAAATGTCGGTCAAATTTGTTTGACGTTTTATCTAACCATAGGGACTGACTATTCCGACATTTGACATAATCAGGGACTGTAGGGTATTCCCTTCTTCTAGGTACTAACTTGTTTGACGCTTATCCTTTCAGGGACGAAATTGGGCATTCACTGTGTGTTTTTTTACAAAGCATTTGGTGATGAAACTAATGGATCAAATTGGCAATGACTTCTCTTTTAGCATCTCTAATTTCCAGTCTTAGTCTAATTATCTAGCAGAAACTTTTTGTCTAAGTAGCTGAAACATTCAATTGTCTTCTAGTAttcctttttaattttatttccgGACATTTTTCAGATATATGGACGATCGAAACACAATGGTTACGGCTCCCAATCTTTCCCTGGAATTGATGATGCAGTAATAATAGCAAAAGATACACAGACTGTAGAGTCATGGCATCGAGTACAACACGAAGTATGGAGAGTCTCAAGAGTTATCAGACAGGCCTCGTTAGTTCTCTCAGGTCAACTGACATGAAAgtcaactgcactttgcaattTGAATCAttagttgaaacttgaaagttaaTTTCCTATTCATGGTACAAGGTGTCACTCTTTCTATGATGAGAAGCTATGTGCTTCCCTGTTCTGAATTTGTAATATTACTTCTGTAATGTTTGCTTGCTTTATCTATTATTTACTAGTTACTACCTATTATAATACATAATTCCTACCATGCATGTGTTTCCTGTACATTTCAGCAATGATCTTTGATATTCTTTTTGTCACTCCAGCATTTTCTCTTTATTCTTTAGTGTTAGCTTTTTAATCCAGTTCTCAGTTTCTACACTCCTACAGACCATGACATTTTCTTCCTTCGACATTAACTTGCTTTATTTTTCTCAAACTAATAACAGTTGCCAATTACACCTTTTAAAACATTACTAGTCATACAAATTCTTAAAATAATCACCCATTAACTCATTATCcaatcaacaatttcaaaaatACCCCATCCAAACACTCTCTTAAAAAAGATGAGTACACAAAAAGAGGAGAGATGAGTAGAGAGTAAAAAAAAGGTGAGAAATATAGtagagagatagaaaagagagaaatatattttttgggtgcaaaaaaaaaattttaacaattaaaaGCTCTTGTGAGGTTAAATGACATTTCTGGTATTGCGGAACGCCACTAATATGCGTTCagagtaaaaaataaaaaacaaccaTCAACTCATTTTTCTCCAATTTGGAGAGACTATGAAAAGTTGTGGGTCTCACCCGCTCTCTTTCTTGGCCctctcttagagcatctccaaccaTGGGTTGCTTCAACATTATTTTGGTGGGTCCAAACtgtcacataggatttaagcaactaATGCAGATTTCGCTCCAACCAAGgtttcttattttacttttggttggGTCTCACTATATCTGATATATTTATACTATTTTAAAATCATGACACTATTCAAGTttatgaatgaaagagaaaaaaaatatatttttagtccAAAAGTAATTAGAAAGAGAATAAGCAAAATGTTACTAAAATTTAAGCAACCAGAATTGTCATGTCATGGTGCTCCgaaataagcaacgttgcttaagtgCTCCAACTAGATTAAGCAACCTTCATTGAAGATATTCTTAAAGAAACAAAACATTGAAGaggaatatgaagaagaagaaaaaaattgggAGATATAAGTGATGTgatgagaaaatgaaaagaCATGTGAAGAAAAAGTCAGGGAAAATtgatagaaagagaaagaaatgtGTGAAACCATATATTAAACATAATAATATGTGTACAATCAAACGGTGCATAATTAGGGACACCACCTAATTATAtctatttatctcttttttccGGTCATATTGAATCATATATCACATATATATTGTTCCTTTACTAACCATAGCTAAGTGATTGACTTGCTTTCCTTATCAGTTAGAGCTGTAATGTAGTAAATGCCAAATACTCTACAATATAAcaatccctctctctctctctctctcacacacacaaacaCCAACAGAACAGACCAGAGAAGCCAAGATACCAGCTCAAGATTAGgtctcaaacatcaaacaagCAAATTAACACAATCCAGTGAATCCACCAAATAAGTAAGTAGTACTAGTAGAAACCTGAACCTATTTCTTTCCTCTTAAACTGATGCAATGATCAAAACAGGAACTACCTTATTAGCCATAGCCACCTCTTACTTGTTGCTTCTCTTTACACAAACCCCAAAATCTACCTATCATTCTCTCTTCATCTCCAACTCCCTATCAGACAATGCCTCCATAGCTCACCACCTTCAAACTCTCACCCGCAGACCCCACATAGCAGGTTCTGAAGCCAACGCTGAAGCTGCAGCTTATGTTCACTCAGTCCTCACTTCCTGCAACATACCAACTCACTTTGCTTCCTATCAAGTTTCCCTCTCATACCCTCTTTCTCGCTCCTTGGTGCTCACAAACCCGCCACCAGAACCCACCACAAACTTCCTTCTCCGCCAAGAAATCTACAAGGGTGATCCTTATGCTGATGTTGCAGATGAAGTTGTTCCTACATTCCACGCATATGCCAAGTCAGGCACTGCAACTGGCCCTGTGGTTTATGTGAACTATGGAAGAGTGGAGGACTATTTGACACTGGGAAAGATGGGGGTCAACGTTTCAGGAACTGTGGTATTGGCAAAGTATGGGAAAATCTACAGAGGGGACATTGTGAGGAATGCATATGATGCAGGTGCTGCAGGGGTGGTGATATATTCAGATAGGAAGGACTACGGTGGTGCTGGCAAGGCGCGGTGTTTCCCGGATGAGAAGTGGTTGCCGCCGAGCGGGGTTCAGACGGGGTCGGTGTATTTGGGGGCAGGGGACCCTACAACACCTGGTTGGGCGAGTAGTGGTGAATGTGAGAGGCTGTCCAAGGATGAGGTGGAGAAGGAAGGTGATGTTCCTTTGATACCTTCATTGCCAGTGTCAGCTGCAGATGGTGAAAAGATATTGAAGTCAATTGGTGGCCCTGTTGCTCAGGATGATTGGCAAGGAAGCAAAGATGCACCAATTTACAGGGTTGGACCAGGACCTGGAATTCTCAACCTCAGTTACGCGGTATGTTATCAATCTAGTAGTTTCAGTGAATTTGTTACACTTATTGGTTAGCCATTCTTTTTTGTTGCATTTCATAAACTGTTATGGCCTGGTGAAAACTTCACATGAATGCAAAAGAGCCTTCTAGTGTTATCTGAATGTTCAATCAAGTAGAATTATTTATTGGATTGGTTTGTGGATTTTTGGGTATTGCTTTTAAGGGAGAGGAGGTTATATCCACAATTCAAAATGTTATTGGTGTgattgaaggagaagaagagccTGATCGGTATGTATGCAAGAATTCCTCCCTTTTACCATTGTCATTCAATGGCAATGATGATTGATAATTCAAAATCTTGTTTTATTGAGTTTTTCATTTAATCGCATTTGCAACTACTTGTAGATATGTCATTCTAGGCAACCATAGGGATGCCTGGACATTTGGAGCAGTTGATCCCAATAGTGGCACTGCTGCATTACTTGAGGTAACTTTGTTTGTAGACATGGTTTTGTTGATTCTTCCATACCATTAAAATGGACTCATTCGTGAAATTTAGGTTGCCCAAAGATTGGGGAAGCTTCAGAAAAGAGGGTGGAAACCTAGAAGGACAATTATCTTATGTAACTGGGATGCTGAGGAATATGGTCTTGTAatttcctttctcttttctctcttttgttATACACAATGGTTCATGCCCCCATGATAGTTTGATACAACCGTTCCTTTTAGGTAGGATCAACGGAATGGGCTGAAGAAAACAGGGAAATTCTTGCTTCAAGGGCAGTTGCTTACTTGAACGTTGACTGCGGAGTAGGTGGACCTGGATTTCAGGCCAGTGCCACTCCACAGCTTGATGAATTGATTAAAAGAGCAACTCAACAGGTAATGCAAAAgttgaaataaaaatatcataatcaGTGAGAGAAGATGAGCGCCACTATTTGGATTTGGGTACAAATTATTTCATATGAATTAGTGATGAATGGATTTGAATCTGCCAAGTAGTGGGTAACAATACATGGGGTGGATAAAGATACACAAGGGGAGTGGATAAAAAAAATGTACTATTCAGCATTTCTCAAAAGTAGTTATGAAACTTGATGGTGCCACCAACCACTTTCTGTATTTTGATTTTTGTAGGTCAAAGACCCAGATAACTCGTCACAGAGCATTTATGAATCCTGGACAGGCTCAAGTAGTTCCTCTCTGGTAAATATTGCACTATTGCAGTTGTTTACATGTTTATGTTATAAATCCAATTAAATGTCTTGGGGTAGCACTGGAGAGAGACTGAGGGAAGACCAAAATCAGCATCGCAAAGTAGGAACATTCAATGTAATATGCTTTTAATTTTAACAATACTGCTAGTGGTCAGAGGGGATTTAACTTTAGATTAGCTGTATAACTGAATATCGAAATCTTACTCCTAAAAAATGTTCTATTTTGAAAGTTTGGAAGGTTAGGAGGTGGAGGATCAGATTATGCACCTTTTTTGCAGCATGTGGGAATTCCAGCAGCTGATATGGCCTTCGGAGGGGGTAAAAGACAAAACTCATTCTTTTAATCATTAAGATGCAGATATATTAACCATCTCATTTCTTGTATTATGTCCTTGTTTAATTAATGGTTTTTTTATGAacaaaatgagagaaaaaagtCATAAACAATTGTAGAACAATTCAAATTCCACATTCCAAGGTGCATAAATCTCAATTAGAACAGGTTCAAGTCCTTAAAACTTGAGAGTTAAGATCGGTGTGTAACGATTATGTTGGAAGTTCAGTAATTCCCTTTGCCACCTATATGCTTCCCCTATCTAGGTTCGTTCAATTTCCATATtccaaaaacaaaaattcaaattcCATGTGTCTGTTAACTGAGGTAACCAAATAGAAGACAGTCCGGTGATTAGGGATAGAGGGAAACCTAGAAAAACTTTAGGGGACATTGTTAATTGTGATTTAGAAGTAAATAATCAATCTGTAAACTAATATAGAACCGATCATTGTGCCAGAGACTGATTAAAATTGATCCCACCTAGTGGAAAAAGGCTTGGATGTTGTTGTTCTGAATGACAAGCGCTAGGACTAAACAGAATTAAAAGAGATTGTCTTTTGAAACAATGTTTGTTGATTTGAATTATAATGGACTGGAACTGGAGAAAAAAGCACCtcgaatgttttttttttttccttctaaaGTAAGAGAACAATAATTCATCTAGTCTTATATTTTAGTTGATTAAGATAAAGATCACAAAACACTTTGAATTAAATCAAAATTGGATATGCTCATGCTCATCTTAGAGACAGGCTCACTAGGAGTCTTTTCTGATTGGTTAATGCACATAATAACAAGCAAATTCAACATTTGATGCCTAGATGTAATGTTGCCCCATCATTGAGTGGACACTTAAATCATGTTTTTCTCACAGGTATTGCAAGTTACCCAGTATACCACTCACTATATGATGATTTCATCTGGATGAAAAAATTCGGTGATCCTATGTTTCAAAGGCATGTTGCAGGTAGGTCTCATAAGTTTCTATTACAATTTCTATCACAGTAAACCCTATCTCAGTTGTCTCTAGCGACATCCATATAATTTGAAGTTCTGTTTCAGTTTTACATTTTCAGTATATTAGAAAATTATCAACACAGAAAAGTTTGCCCACTATTTACCGCATGCTTATTACTAAATGGTTATGTTCTGGAAAACAGCTGCAAGTGTTTGGGGTTTAGTAGCACTTTGGCTAGCAGATGAGAAATTCATACCTTTTGATTATGTATCCTATGCTAAGGAACTTCAGGTTTGCCACCTTGGATACTGATTTAATCGAACATTGTAGCTTTATACAAAATCTATTCTCAATGAGAGCATCAAGATACTTACAACAGTCTTTAAATCACAGCTTAGCGTTGAGGAACTGCAAAACGAGATTTCAAACAAAGAAATAAATTTGATTCCTATATTCACGTCCATTAaggagcttgagaaagcagcaACCGTGATAAATAACCAGAGAAAGGTATGTTACAATTCTTGAATACATTTTTTAGAAGAGATGAGAA from Lotus japonicus ecotype B-129 chromosome 2, LjGifu_v1.2 includes:
- the LOC130739045 gene encoding probable glutamate carboxypeptidase LAMP1, giving the protein MSGEDGDKILKSTGDPVAKDDWQGSQDAPTYRIGPGPGILHLNYTGQDIIATIQNVIGVIEGEEEPDRFVILGNRRDAWSFGAVDPNSGTAALLEVAERLRKFQKRGWKPRRSFFRYMDTMVMAMAPNLSLELMML
- the LOC130739047 gene encoding probable glutamate carboxypeptidase LAMP1, which codes for MIKTGTTLLAIATSYLLLLFTQTPKSTYHSLFISNSLSDNASIAHHLQTLTRRPHIAGSEANAEAAAYVHSVLTSCNIPTHFASYQVSLSYPLSRSLVLTNPPPEPTTNFLLRQEIYKGDPYADVADEVVPTFHAYAKSGTATGPVVYVNYGRVEDYLTLGKMGVNVSGTVVLAKYGKIYRGDIVRNAYDAGAAGVVIYSDRKDYGGAGKARCFPDEKWLPPSGVQTGSVYLGAGDPTTPGWASSGECERLSKDEVEKEGDVPLIPSLPVSAADGEKILKSIGGPVAQDDWQGSKDAPIYRVGPGPGILNLSYAGEEVISTIQNVIGVIEGEEEPDRYVILGNHRDAWTFGAVDPNSGTAALLEVAQRLGKLQKRGWKPRRTIILCNWDAEEYGLVGSTEWAEENREILASRAVAYLNVDCGVGGPGFQASATPQLDELIKRATQQVKDPDNSSQSIYESWTGSSSSSLFGRLGGGGSDYAPFLQHVGIPAADMAFGGGIASYPVYHSLYDDFIWMKKFGDPMFQRHVAAASVWGLVALWLADEKFIPFDYVSYAKELQLSVEELQNEISNKEINLIPIFTSIKELEKAATVINNQRKELEASKGWTTRNEDHLKVRELNDRLMMAERAFTDRDGLFGMSWYKHLIYGPSKHNDYGSQSFPGIDDAVKMAKNVHSAESWHRVSHEVWRVSRVIRQASLVLSGQLT